One segment of Calypte anna isolate BGI_N300 chromosome 4A, bCalAnn1_v1.p, whole genome shotgun sequence DNA contains the following:
- the NPFFR2 gene encoding neuropeptide FF receptor 2, with product MTFLKLLFQAHYNMSKEMDSNTSFVWPHVLIYNGTYKYLYLEGNVSYVDFYLHQPSVAAVFIISYLLIFLLCMAGNGLVCFIVLRNKHMRTVTNLFILNLAVSDLLVGIFCMPTTLLDNIIAGWPFGSLVCKMSGMVQGISVSASVFTLVAIAVDRFRCIVYPFKQKLSSPAALAIIALIWLLAVAIMCPSAVMLQVQEEKHFRVILGSGNATRPVYWCREDWPNPGMRKIYTTVLFANIYLAPLSLMVIMYARISIALFHTALPLVGRPSRERRPGGSRKKQKVIKMLVIVALLFTLSWLPLWTLMMLSDYASLSDIQLQIINIYIYPFAHWLAFFNSSVNPIIYGFFNENFRRGFQAAFRLQLCSREVAHREVYSQRGQSNAILPAANCQTPQDPASPSAKEKRKTVKRGNWVNNQQDLIMEDLEEPCNDGMK from the exons ATGacctttttaaaacttctttttcagGCACATTACAACATGAGTAAGGAGATGGACTCAAACACTTCATTTGTGTGGCCTCACGTGCTAATTTACAATGGGACATACAAGTACCTCTACTTAGAAGGCAATGTCTCCTATGTGGACTTCTACCTCCATCAGCCTTCAGTGGCAGCTGTCTTCATCATCTCTTACCTCCTCATCTTCCTGCTCTGCATGGCTGGCAATGGACTGGTTTGCTTTATTGTCCTGAGGAACAAACACATGCGGACAGTCACCAACCTCTTCATCTTGAACCTGGCTGTCAGTGATTTGCTGGTGGGAATCTTCTGCATGCCCACCACCCTCCTGGACAACATCATTGCAG GGTGGCCATTTGGGAGCCTGGTTTGCAAGATGAGTGGGATGGTCCAAGGAATCTCTGTTTCTGCCTCTGTCTTCACTCTAGTTGCCATTGCTGTAGACAG gtTTCGCTGCATTGTTTACCCCTTCAAGCAGAagctgagcagccctgcagcGCTGGCCATCATCGCACTCATCTGGCTCCTGGCAGTGGCCATCATGTGTCCCTCTGCAGTCATGCTGCAGGTGCAGGAGGAGAAGCACTTCAGGGTCATCCTGGGCTCTGGCAACGCCACCCGCCCCGTCTACTGGTGCCGGGAGGATTGGCCCAACCCTGGGATGAGGAAGATCTACACGACAGTCCTGTTTGCCAACATCTACCTGGCTCCCCTCTCGCTCATGGTGATCATGTACGCGAGGATCAGCATCGCCCTCTTCCACACGGCTCTGCCCCTGGTGGGGAGGCCCAGCCGGGAGCGGAGACCCGGCGGCTccaggaagaaacaaaaggtCATCAAAATGCTCGTCATCGTGGCTTTGCTTTTCACCCTCTCCTGGCTCCCCCTGTGGACCCTGATGATGCTCTCAGACTACGCCAGCCTTTCCGACATCCAGTTGCAGATCATCAACATCTACATCTACCCCTTTGCTCACTGGCTGGCCTTTTTCAACAGCAGCGTCAACCCCATCATCTACGGGTTCTTTAACGAGAACTTCCGCCGCGGCTTCCAGGCAGCCTTTAgactccagctctgctccagggaGGTGGCTCACAGGGAGGTCTATTCCCAACGAGGCCAGAGCAATGCCATTCTGCCAGCTGCCAACTGCCAGACACCCCAGGATCCAGCTTCTCCAAGTgccaaggagaagaggaagacagTTAAGAGAGGAAATTGGGTGAATAACCAGCAGGACTTGATAATGGAAGATCTAGAAGAGCCCTGCAATGATGGCATGAAGTGA